The Deinococcus cellulosilyticus NBRC 106333 = KACC 11606 region TCCTGCACACCGAATTTTCAGTTTCGCCTGCCCCTCTGGAGCCCAGCATGGCTGCTGTGACCCTGGAAATGGTGGCAAAGACAGCCGGAGTGTCTACGGCCACCGTCTCACGCATCATCAACGGCACCGGGAAAGTCAGTGCCAGACGGCGCAAGCAGGTGATGGATGCCATCGAGAAACTGGGGTACCGTCCGAACATGGTGGCACAATCCCTGGCGAGGGGGCAATCCATGAATGTGGGCGTGCTGACCCAGGACATCTCCAGTCCTTTTTTCAGTCAGATTCACAAAGGGATCGAACAGGGTTTTCAGGGCAGCCACTACCACCCCATTTTTGTTTCAGAAGAATGGCGGGATGACCGGGAACATGCCGCCCTCGAAGTGCTGCTGAACCGCCGGGTGGACGCCCTGATTGTGCTTGGGGGCTACATTGAAGATGAGGTGTTGCGCAAGGTCAACGCCGCCACACCCATTGTGATTGTGGGTCGCCAGATCACAGGTCTGGAACAGCAGTGCCTGCAGGTGAACAACCACAGGGGAGGATACCTTGCCACCCGGCACCTGCTGGCCCTCGGGCACAGACACATCGCCCACCTTGCCGGGCCGGACACCCACTATGACGCCGTGGACCGCCTCTCCGGGTACATGGAGGCCCTGCAGGAGGCCAGGGTTCCCCTGAACCGGCAACTGGTGGTGGACGGCGAATTCAGTGAAGAGGGAGGAATGCGGGCCACGGAGCGTCTGCTCTCCCAGGGGATTCCCTTCACAGCCATTTTTGCAGCCAACGACCAGTCTGCACTGGGTGCACAACTGGTGCTGCAGAAAAAAGGCCTGAAAATCCCGCAGGACATCTCGGTGGTGGGGTACGACGATCTGGCAGGGAGTGCTTTCAGTTATCCACCCCTGACCACCATCAGACAGCCTTCCCTGAAACTGGGCATGGCGGCTGCGCATCAGGTGCTGGCGCTTCTTGAAGGCCACCCGTACAGACCTCCCACTTTCAGTTGTGAACTGGTGGTTCGCGAATCCTCTGGACCTGCTCCGGGGGTGAAAATCGAGGTGGAGCCCCTGGTTCCTTCAGAACCCTCTGCAAAATCCCAGGGCGTGCAGAAGCGCAGAAGGGCCACAGGCAAAAACAGTTCTTCTGGGTGAAGCTGAAGATCACAGTTCCATGTCCTCAGCGAAAGGAAATTTTCATCAACAGCCTTCCAGTTGCTGGTTTTTGCTTTGATGTTTGCCACTTCCAGAGCGATAACAGTGTCCATGTCCTTGAGCGAATCCCTGGGGAATGGCAGGCCTTGATCTCACGTTCATCAAAAAGCCAGCCAAACCGTTAACATGAGGTGAGACTGTACTGAGGTTTCCCTGAGGGGCAGCCCAGGACACCTGAAGGCCCAGTGATGCTCCAGACCCAGGTCCCATTCACCAGAACCTCCACATCTGCAGGGGGAAATTCATGCTGAAAAAGCTTTTTCTTTCCATGCAGTCGCAACTTGCACTGGCATTCATGTTCTCCAGGGTGGCGGGTTATGTGTTTTTTCTGCTCCTGCTTCCCGGACTGACCGTCAAAAACCATCGGGATTACCTGGAAGAAACCCGCTTCAACGCTTTTGCCCAGCAGGTACAGGACCACTACGCCAGACATCAGCAACTGAAAGACCTGCAGATCATCGAATCTGCCACAGTGCTGGATGGTCAGGGGCAACCTGTCGTGGTGCTGGCTTCCACAATGGCCCTGCTGGACAGACGGGGAAAACTCATCACACCGCTCAAGGGGCACCAGATGGGAGAGACCCCCTCTCCTGATGACCTGAAATACGTGCGCACCCTCAGCCAGAATGGGCAGGTTTTTGCCACAGCGGTGCAGCTGAAACAGCCTCCCGGTCAGCCTCACACCACCGATGAGAAGGCTTTGCTGCAAAGTGTTTATGAGACAGTGAAAGTCACTTTGCCTCTGGGCTTGCTGGTGGCTTTTGTGGGGGCCATTGTCATTGCCCACTTTCTGACCCTTCCGCTGCAACGCCTGACCCGTTCAGCCCAGGCGGTCATGCGCAAGGAGAAAATCCAGCAGGTCCCGGTCACCCTGCAAAACGAGGTGGCAGACCTCACCCAGGCCTTCAACGAAATGCTGAAGAACCTTGCCCAGGGGGAACAGCAGCGCCGCCAGATGATTGCCGACATCGCGCACGACCTTGGGACCCCCCTCACTGTGGTTTCGGGTTACGTGCAGGGCATGAAGCAGGGCAAATTCCAGCCCACCCAGGAGAGGCTGGAGATCATTCACGATGAGTTGCTGCTGCTGCAGAACCTGGTGAGTGACCTGCGCACCCTCTCTCTGGCAGATGAAGGCACCCTGCAACTCAGTGTGGATGAAGTCCCTCCGGCACGTCTGGTGTCGGGCATCCAGCAGGCTTTCTCGCTTCGTGCAGAAAAGGCAGGGGTGCAGCTTGATGCCCAGTTTGAGAAAGACCTTCCTGCCGTTCCAATGGACCTGGAGCGCATGCGTCAGGTGCTGGGCAATCTGGTGTCCAACAGCCTGAACCACACGGGCAAAGGCGGGCAGATTCACCTGCGGGCCAGCAGCACCCCGGACCACCTGATTCTGGAGGTGCAGGACAACGGCAAAGGCATCCCGGAGGAGAAACTGCCCTTCATTTTTGATCGGTTTTTCAGGGTGGA contains the following coding sequences:
- a CDS encoding LacI family DNA-binding transcriptional regulator; translation: MAAVTLEMVAKTAGVSTATVSRIINGTGKVSARRRKQVMDAIEKLGYRPNMVAQSLARGQSMNVGVLTQDISSPFFSQIHKGIEQGFQGSHYHPIFVSEEWRDDREHAALEVLLNRRVDALIVLGGYIEDEVLRKVNAATPIVIVGRQITGLEQQCLQVNNHRGGYLATRHLLALGHRHIAHLAGPDTHYDAVDRLSGYMEALQEARVPLNRQLVVDGEFSEEGGMRATERLLSQGIPFTAIFAANDQSALGAQLVLQKKGLKIPQDISVVGYDDLAGSAFSYPPLTTIRQPSLKLGMAAAHQVLALLEGHPYRPPTFSCELVVRESSGPAPGVKIEVEPLVPSEPSAKSQGVQKRRRATGKNSSSG
- a CDS encoding sensor histidine kinase is translated as MLKKLFLSMQSQLALAFMFSRVAGYVFFLLLLPGLTVKNHRDYLEETRFNAFAQQVQDHYARHQQLKDLQIIESATVLDGQGQPVVVLASTMALLDRRGKLITPLKGHQMGETPSPDDLKYVRTLSQNGQVFATAVQLKQPPGQPHTTDEKALLQSVYETVKVTLPLGLLVAFVGAIVIAHFLTLPLQRLTRSAQAVMRKEKIQQVPVTLQNEVADLTQAFNEMLKNLAQGEQQRRQMIADIAHDLGTPLTVVSGYVQGMKQGKFQPTQERLEIIHDELLLLQNLVSDLRTLSLADEGTLQLSVDEVPPARLVSGIQQAFSLRAEKAGVQLDAQFEKDLPAVPMDLERMRQVLGNLVSNSLNHTGKGGQIHLRASSTPDHLILEVQDNGKGIPEEKLPFIFDRFFRVDESRNHEQAGGSGLGLAIARSIVELHGGRIFAQSALGQGTTMQVLLPRG